A stretch of Triticum aestivum cultivar Chinese Spring chromosome 1D, IWGSC CS RefSeq v2.1, whole genome shotgun sequence DNA encodes these proteins:
- the LOC123162059 gene encoding dirigent protein 23-like: MRSPSRVLPIILVLYFILSMASPSLSCVIPCESEINLRLYLHQIAAGSGTNQVAIVASSQPAGFGTTAVNDWTVIDGSNPGTATIVARTKGMHVQADVGGPGWFNYFSMVFEDARRRGSSFEVMGMNRAQEGEMAIIGGTGEFAMARGTIKYRALANPPPGQSIKELNIHAFYVKPAGTISGPTIQ, from the exons ATGCGCAGTCCTAGCCGTGTCCTGCCCATCATTTTGGTCCTGTATTTCATTCTATCCATGGCCAGTCCATCCCTTTCTTGCGTTATTCCTTGTGAGTCTGAGATAAACTTGCGCTTATACTTGCACCAAATCGCTGCTGGATCGGGCACCAACCAGGTAGCAATTGTCGCCtcgagccaaccggctgggtttgGTACGACCGCTGTTAACGACTGGACTGTGATTGATGGTTCAAACCCCGGTACTGCGACCATTGTTGCCCGTACCAAAGGCATGCATGTGCAGGCTGATGTAGGCGGTCCAGGCTGGTTCAACTACTTCAGCATGGTGTTCGAGGACGCCAG ACGCCGTGGATCGTCATTTGAAGTAATGGGGATGAACCGGGCTCAAGAAGGCGAGATGGCCATTATCGGTGGGACTGGAGAGTTTGCTATGGCACGTGGGACCATCAAGTACAGAGCACTCGCCAACCCCCCTCCGGGTCAAAGTATTAAAGAACTCAATATTCATGCTTTCTACGTCAAACCAGCT GGCACTATATCTGGCCCCACCATCCAGTAA